TGATCCCTTCAGCCATCTCAGGTATTTTCCTTCGGCCCTATTTTCTTTCATGCCTtgttttattcatgatttgcaGTGAAGACACTGCTCATTTTTAGTTGGGAGTAAGGAGAGTCTTCTACCATTAGTCTCTCACGATTTATAATTGTGgggtctgaattttttttttttttgctgccaAGTTACTATTTTCACACTCCTCTACTTAAGATCAGATAGTTGCAATCTTGGGCTACACTAATTCCCATTGGTTTAGGTTTAAGTTCAACACTAGACCTTATGATAAGTCTTAGCAgctcaaatttggaaaatttatttcaaagctattgattgatgaccttaattgaTACAagcaaatactttttgttgtttgtttgatgACAACCAGTGGTTTCTTCTAAGCAATTAGCAAGAACTACAATGAACCATATCTTAATGGCCTAGGAAAAGtgtgatacatatatataaaaaaaaatggttatgaaaatacatgagaaaaggGACAGGCTAGAGATcctgcacaaaaaaaaaaaaaaaaaaaaaaaaaaaatggtgcaagTACATTGGAAAAAGCTGCCTATCACCGGgatctgtttaaaaaaaaatgtgatagcgtgaaagccgccaatgtaatggttttgaattgTAGTAAAgaccttttggtttttcttgaaaaagttgcTAGGCTGAAACTATTGTGAGGAATCTTGAAACTAATAAATGGCAATCTTTTCACACACTTGATGCACTCAAAGATCTTCAACATAAGTACATTTCCCTCGTTTGAgctcttgagaattttataagtttttgtGTTAAGCTATGACCTGACCTGTCTACATTTTAATGCCTAGGATTTCAATAAGATAGatcttttgtagagatttttgaGTTCAGTGGCTCACTCTTGGatcctacaatatttttatcgCATTATTTGCAAGAGActagcaaaaagctagttggGGGGGTGATAAAGTATcaaaaactacataattaagctgataaagtgaatgaattatttaaccaaaaaatgaattaagcacttaattatgcagtaatttttagtacttgactcaatgttaaattttggtattttccaCTTCAAAAGAGTTATAATGCAGTTAGTCCACACTAAAATTAATACCCCCAAATTTTACTCCTCACGTCTTATTTATGTTGCAGGATATCATGggaaagatattaaaacacaTGGGTATTCTAGGAATTACCCAACTGGCATGACAACATCCAAAAGAAGGCACTAAAAACTCACACACATGGGACAGAGGTGCAGAATAGTGCACTGGAGAGGAAAAGAATGGAGACATGCAATGCATGGACCTGGATCAAGCGGCTTAAGAAGACGCACTGCAGGGCGAATCACGCTAGACAGCAGGGGCTGGAGATAAAACGTTGGGCTGAAGATGCGGGCAGGAGCTGACGATGCGAACTGCAGGACCTGGAAAGGACGCACTGCAGGGATACGGTAATGCGTTGCAGAGAGGGATCGTGGCCTCACGGCAAGGCGACTCAAAATGCATGGTTGGAGACGCGAAACGGGAAGGCTGAAACGGGGACCTCAAGGGAGCAGCTTCACACACACGGGCAGACCCACACACACGAACGCTGGGGAAACGCAGAGAGGAGATGCAAAACGCAAAAAGGGACGCAgagtataaaagaaatatttttcttgtgcgccgtctcttcttcttcttctagtgGATTTTTCGGCTGCAGTTTTTTGggttggagatgattttattttcttagtagTAGAGATTCTGAAATTTTATTGGCAGTTTTGTGATGCACAGAGCActtgttttaatttctatttcctTGAGAGAATGATGTTAGGCTAAGTTTACAGCTTGAGCTACAAGATAAGGATTCTCTTGCACTAAATTTTTGATTAGAgtgattctgatatgataaaaatccattttataGTTTTGCAAGTTGATTTTGTCGAGATAAGTCAAAACCAGAAACTCTTATTCTTGTTCTACAGTTGACGTAAGGCACAGCAGAAACTTGGTAATATTTTCAAGGTTTTTCATGgttactttttataataattttttttgcacTCTATAGATACTTTAGACTAGAAATCTGGttttaaatcttcattttccGATTGTTAATACTTAGACAAGATTGACAATTGAGTTATAGAGTTAGACCTCTTAATCAGAGTTTGGAAAAGGAGGAAACATTCTTGTAGCCCAAGTGTTTGACATATTGTGTCACTTGTTTTGATATTACTGCAACCTCTACATTACTTGCACTCAATTCTCTAgcattcaatttcttttctcatttctttcatttccattATTTTTAAGTCCACAAGCattcagaaaattattcaaaaaatacagaaaagatCCAAACCGCTCTTCATTAATACACTTCAAATcagtacataaatatatttttcttgtttcttttctttgttgcatAAATAGCCCATTCACCAACAAGctcctcacacaaaatacacttcATTATATGCTTGCTCAGCATGAATACTATTGTCCCTATGGAAATGACCATATAACTCATCCATGTACTACTTTGATAGCTTCTGCACTTGGAAGACAGATTTAGAAAGCCATCAGTTATAACTATCGTTATAAGCATGTTTTGTTCCTCCAAGTGGAATGGATACCTTGGGAATCTCTTCATTTTGTTGACATTGTGAAATTTGTGTTTGGGCCACGAGAATCATTCATGCCATCTCAGAATCAATTGCATTGTGCACAATACGTATATTTCGAGCTAGCAGTGGAAGTAGGGAGTTCACACACATTGCTGGACTAGACGAATGCGAGAAATACGGTAATAATATTTGCCTCTAATTTGCcttgtttcttcttccttgacaGTTGACACTCTCTGGCCGCTTATCCAAGCCACCATGAATGTTCCTTCAAGATTTTGGGTTTGGAAGGTGGCATTTCCGCAGAAATCTCTTCTTTTAACCCACCAACAAATGCTCCAATTTAAGCCCTTTGTGGCCAATAGACAACTCCTTTAGTAAGTCTTTcgaattcataatatcattctcTAAATGTTCCTTTCTACCTGATGCGTGAGggatctttttcaaaatttgcatGTTCTATAGAACCAAACTGTACTGCATATGCTCCAATTAAACCCCTTCCTCCCTCCTTCATTAAGGATTTTGGTAATGGGGGAAATTATACTGTCATTAactagcaaaagaaaaaatgaggtaCGGTTTTCAccagggggagagagagagtttccaATACCTCATACATCCGATTGacctttctttgttttttttttttttttttttgggtggaagaaaaagaacaatcGGATTGGATTGACCTAGCCGATGACATCTTCTCAGTTTTTAGCTATGATTGATTGGGGTCAGAGGTTCAATTGAAAAGccttaggttgcgtttggatgttgaactgagttgagttgagttgagataaaagttaaaaattgaataagatattattagaatatcatttttaataatattattattattttgggatttgaaaaagttgaattgtttattatattttgtgttagaatttgaaaaagttgtaatgattagataagataagttaagatgagttgagatgagtttgagatCCAAACCTACATGTTGGTTGTGACAACTAACAAAAGCCAATTTCAAAATAGGGGAGCTTAAAGTTTTTGCTTAAGCCGAAGTGCGATGAATATGGCAGTCATCTAATTTATTTGTGATAATTTATGGGCATGATCTCAAAAAGTCACATATTCTCATCTTCTTAAGAATATGACAATCATGAGAAGAACCATAGGAAAGATCCCTCTAAATTTACATGTTCACTAAAACCCATTCCTACTCCACCATATGAGCTGGAACAAGCCATTCTCCTTTACTTGTTGTTCACTAAGTCTGAGCTCAAGCCTCTTTGCCCTCCTAGCTAGTTTGTATCTTTTGTAACCACCAAAAGATAGGAATTGTTAATGAGCAAAAGACCTGCAGTGCTCCTCAAGTGGGTGGCGGGTGGTGGGTGGCCTATTATCAGCCATATGCACCTCCTAGGCAAACGCAACTCACCTAAGAAAAACCGGTTGCCATGGCTAACAAGTACGATGGATCGGTACTTTCTTAGTAGAGGAAACTTATCCTAACGAACCACGATGGATCGGTACCGGTGAGTGGAGAAGCCGAGAGTTGAGACACCAATTGATGCGAATGAGATTCGTATTATGAGTCAAGGAAGGATGCGCAACTATATCACCTATGCCATGAGCTTGCTTCAAGAGGAAAACGGTTCAAGTGAAATTGTATTCAAGGCAATGGGAAGAGCCATCAACAAGACGGTGACAATTGTGGAGTTAATTAAGAGAATAATTGTTGGCCTTCATCATAATACTTCAATTGGATCCATCGATATAACAGATACATGGGAGCCCCTAGAGGAAGGCCTTCAATGATAACaataaggctacgtttggatgttgaactgagttaatttgagttgagatgataaaaaattgttagaatattatttttttaatgttattattaatttgaaaatttaaaaaaagttgaattgtttattatattttatattagaatttgaaaaagttgtaatgatgagttaataTAAGTTGAGAGGAGTTTAGGATCCAAACGTACCCTAACCCTTTCAAAGAAGGAACTGAATACATCCTCTGTTGGGTACCAACCTCTATTACCCACAGAGCAGGTGAAGCCATCTACAGAGTTTGATTATGATATAGAGGGTTCACCTAAGTCGTGGTTGGGGCTGTGGTGGCAAAGGAAGGGCAAAAGCTAGAGGGAATGGTTTTGTGGCAGCTGATTATGAGGATGGAGGTTGGGACCGCAGTCGAGGCAATGCAAGGGGTAAGAATTGTGGAAGAGGACGTGGTTTTCGTGTCCGTGGAAGGGGATGGTATAGTGGACCTCAAGTTGATacacagaaagagagaggataCCATCGAGAAGAACCTGTTCAAGGCCGTGGACGAGGTCGTGGGAGGGGAAATCGTGGAAGGGGCCGTGGCTTTAGATCCAATGGACTGATCCCGTCAACTGCATGAGACATTGAGTAGGCTTCCACAGGCACGATGGAAATGACTCGAGTTATGGAACTTTCCGATTTATGTTTCATTCTCTCTTGTTAGTACCATTTATGGTCCCGTGCTAGTACTTATTGTAGGTCATATTCAAATGGTAGTGCTGTAGACATATAAGTTTGGAATTGCTCCCAAATAAAGTTTCGCAAACCCTTTTTGTGGGTCACATGCTTGGATAGTTGTACTTTTCCATTTTGACTGAGCcgcattcttttatttttgtttggagaatttttggtgtgaaatgaaaaaaaatagtacgGATCAGCTTTAGAAACCCAAGcatcctttgaaaaaaatgattccAAGCAACAGGACAAATTACCAGATATTACAAGATTgttgtttgaaattgtttagcAATCGGTCATGGAATTGCCGTAGTTCTGATTTTGacagtttgaactttgaatatAGGCCAGTTACAAGTGGTGGGGTTAGGTAACTTACGTTGAGTCTTCATAGGCTGGCAACAAGCACTCATTTTCTtcgtaatagaaaaaaaaataataataataataaataaataaataaaattttctggaGTGCATTGAACATGTCAacggacattttttttttcttatttgagaaAATGGCAACAAGACCTCAGAAGTCGGctattcttttttcaaaaaaaagaagaagtcgACTATTCTTATCTTCCAAAGAAATGACAAACATCAGAAGAAAACAACATTATAAATGAGGATATCTAAAGTTACTTAATTCGACAAAACCTGTCGTGTTAGTGAGACTCTCAGCCCTAACAATGGATCCTCTACTCCAATTCCTATTGACTCTGTTGTCTTGCCTCTTTGCTTTGCTAGTATGTATCTGTTTTCAGTACTTGAGAAGCCAAATTATTCGTGAGAAAACGAAAAAGACCTGTACTGCGCCTCAAGCTGGTGGCGCTTGGCCTATTATAGGCCATATGCACCTACTCGGCGGCCGGCAACTGACCCACAAAACACTGGGTGCCATGGCTGACAAATACGGACCAGTTTTTACTATTAGGTTGGGTTCTCACAGAGTTTTGGTTCTGAATAGTTGGGAAATGGCCAGAGAGTGTTTCACTGTCCATGACAAGGTTTTCTCCACCAGACCGAGCATTGCAGCCTCAAAGTTGTTGGGATATGACTATGCTATGTTTGCGTTTGCTCCATATGGATCATACTGGCGTGAGATGCGCAAGATAGCTACAGTTGAGCTTTTGTCGAATCATCGGCTTGATATGCTGAAGCATATACGAGCTTCAGAGGTGGGAACTGCGATCAAGGAATTGTACCAGTTCTGGGTTAGCAAAGGCAGTGCAGAAAGTGGAGTTCTTGTGGACATGAAGCAATGGTTTGGGGATTTGACACAGAATCTTGCTTTAAGAATCGTAGGAGGTAAGCGATACTTCGGAACCAATGCTgattttgatgaagatgaggctcGTCGCTTTCAGAAAGTGATGAGGGAATTTTTTCATCTGTTTGGTGTGTTTGTGTTGTCTGATGCAATACCGTTTCTGGGGTGGTTGGATTTAAATAGATATGAGAAAAGGATGAAGAGAACTGCAAAACAATTGGACGCTCTAGTTGGAGGGTGGCTGGAGGAGCATAAACAGAAGAAGTTGTCAGATGGGAAGAGAATAGAAGAGCAGGATTTTATGGATGTGATGCTCAACACCCTCGAAGATGCCCAGATTTCAGGATTTGATGCTGACACCATCAACAAGGCTACTTCCCTGGTAAGTTCTTCGTGACTTTCATCTCTTTCACAACGAGTCCCAAGGTAAAAACTTGACGGTTGATAGCTAaaccaaccaaaacaaacagaaaatagagaaacacAGTAAGAAATcctgaaaaatatgaatataattcAATACTCAAGggatcaaaacattttttttttttttttgtcgcaTAAAGTTTTCACTTTCAAGGCTTTATCGAGGAATCCTTAGGGACTTGCTCAAGTGTTAAGGGCTTTGGTCTTGGGGATAGGCCCCAAGTTTAAGGTTTGGATCATtgatacccaaaaaaaaaaaaaaaattcatcagaaAAAGGTGGATGATTTATTGTTTAGTCATGAGCTATTATTTTGGCAGAATCTAATCTTAGCAGGAAGTGACACCACAATGGTCACTCTCACATGGGCTCTGTCTTTGCTACTCAACAATAGCGATGCACTAAAGAAGGCCTGTGATGAGCTAGACATAAACGTTGGCAAGGATAGACACGTCGAAGAATCCGACATAAAAGACTTGGTCTATCTCCAAGCCATTGTCAAGGAAACACTGCGCCTATACCCACCTAGTCCGATCATTGGTCTTCGTGCTGCCATGGAAGACTGCACCCTCTCAGCCGGTTATCACATTCCGGCCGACACACGGTTAATGGTGAATGCCTGGAAAATTCACCGAGACGAGAACATTTGGCCCAACCCTCACGAATTCAGACCAGAGAGATTCTTGACTACTCACAGGGACATGGACCTGAGAGGTCAGAATTTTGAGCTCATTCCTTTCGGCTCAGGAAGGCGAGCTTGTCCAGGGGTCTCCCTAGCTCTTCAAGTGGTGCATTTGACGCTCGCTAGCTTCTTACACAGTTTCAACATTTCTAAGCCATTTAATGAAGATGTGGATATGACAGAGAGCTTTGGCTTGACAAACTTGAAGGCAACCCCACTTGAAGTTCTTCTCTCTCCACGTCTTAATTCTCATCTCCTTGCGTAAAAATGCTACTCTTTTTATCTTAAACTTTGTCATCTTCCATCGCATTTATTGatatgatgtattttaaataattttatgtctaATACTTAAATGGACAATCACTTAAAATGTGTTATATTAACAAGCATGAACAACAGTAattgtttaagtttttttttttttttttttaaacatgtatTTGCGGTCACCAATAATATTTGATGAGTGCATCTCTGCCCCCGTTAGAagataaaaattgttttatttcatctcgtcgttacacataatataataaacaatccaacttttttaaattctaaaataataataatataaaaaaataatattttatttaacttttaacttttatttaaaatcatctaatcttatctcaatatctaaataagTTGTTACCGTGCTGGTCTATCCCAAAGTCGAAAGCTTCATCCTCTGAAGCTCAAACCAACGTAGATAAACATGCATCAGGTTTAATGATTTCCCTGCTGCTACTATTTCTATAAATCTCTTTAGAAAACTTGGGCCAAAGTATtaaaaacaacattttattgtccattttctaaatttgaatacACAAGAAAAGTCTCAAAGagtcttaaaaaagaaaagaaaaaaaacatctagAGGAGAGGAGCTAGCATCTTAAAAAAAGtagcaatttaaaattttaattagtcattaaaaaataaaatgaaaaataattaaatggttgaaagacttcaatattatttaaatgaatagtcataaaatgaatttaagaTATTACTggtaaaacaaataaaaaaaaacccactaAATTTGACCAAGAAAAGTCTCAAACagtcttaaaaaagaaaaaaaaaaatacatctagAGGAGAGGAGCTAGCATCTTAAAAGAAGTAGCagcatatatttctttttttgagtaaggtggcaatttaaaattttaattggtcattaaaaaataaaatgaaaaataatttcatggTTGAAAgacttcaatattatttaaatgaatagtcataaaatgaattaagatattactggtaaaacaaataaaaaaaaaaaaaaacaacccacTAAATTTGACCAAGAAATGTCTCAAACAGtcttaaaaaaggaaaaaaaaaaaacatctagaGGAGAGGAGCTAGCATCTCAAAAAAAGTAGCagcatatatttctttttttgagtaaggtggcaatttaaaattttaattggtcattaaaaaataaaatgaaaaataattacatgGTTGAAAgacttcaatattatttaaatgcatagtcataaaatgaattaagtatATGAAGTATTATAGAGACGAACAGAAGTATTAAAGACTTCAAATTCTAAAttgtttaataattattgacatgaattttaaattattctaaacttAAATCATTAAATACATGGTCATTTAGTATAGGAGTGGATAATGTAGCTCATGGTGGGCAACAGATTCACATCACAAAATGTGCTGCATTAAGCAATAGACAACACAAAGAGGTGCTTTATTGCCACTTAATAGCCACTACTTTTCTGCTTACATTGAATGGAAGAAGAATGATACAGAACATTCAAAAAGTCTCAAGCCTCACTTTAGTTTCTTAGTAGGTGAAATTGGCTTTGCAATGGTTTCAAGAAAGTTGAACTTTCTGTTACCTTGATAGATTGAAAAGATTACTATTGAGAATCTGAACattcttttaatttagtttGTACATGATGTAACTAGAGGGTTCAACAATCATTTACGTAAATATCAAAATCAGGGCTTCGACTTCCTTGAGTGAGCGAAGCGAGCTTTGAGTGTTGTAGGAAGTTCGGGAATGTGCCCCTTGAAACAATTAAAGCAAGGAGTTCAAGTTCTAGTGTTTTCAACGCAAGTAACCAAAGCTGAAAGTTGGAGCTGTTTGTTGTTGTATCTTCCCTCAAGGAAAACGAGCATAGCGAAGAGAAGGAAACACAAAGAGTGTACTTCTTATATTTCGGAAAATAAGTtactcaactattttttttctcttatggtTATACTATATATGCTTCCAATTTTaagccattttttttaattaaaataccaagAGAGGTTTTTAAAGCTCACTGTTTCTAGTAGTTGGTGGATATGAGACTTTGTTTTTCAGCCATTGAAGATTTCAGTGTTTGCTTTGAATCAAACGGATAAAGTACCCTTTTCTTTTGCTCTCATAGattcataaaattcttttcTGGTCTATTGTTTTACCGGATTCTTAAAATCCTGCTGCTCTGTTTTGTTACAAGCGAAATCAAGTAAAACAAAAGGCATAGTTTTAGGTGTCAGGGATTTGAGAATTTCCCATATGGCCAAGATAAGAAAAGGGTCTACTTCACCCTACTTGTGACTTGCTAGAGTGTTGTCTATGATATTGATATTCTTGAAGGTTCCTAACTATGCGTTTTATTTTGTGACGTTTTACGAAGGGATTTAATTTTTGGCAGCCACCCTTTCCATCTTTGTTAAGTTATACCCTTGTTTCCacattgtaacacccccttcctaAAGGTTAGGTgtgtcacgtacttttcataaaaaataaatctgacaataaatctcaaattcataaatgaaattagaaatttattttgtagaaaatgtctaataaaaagtcttccaaaaacattaaatgaaataaactgaacaaaattcatgtcataaaagcatattttattttataaagtctgtacaaaaaaatttcatactcCTTCTATTCCTGGTCTGCCTGctcatattcatcatcctcacttgggtggttaaaaacatgaaaaacaaacaaaaatgagtcaaagactcagcaagaaatccatcacaacgtaaacatactaaacataaggttttcataaaaactttcatgctgagagtttaaaatcatgactattcatactgatgcttgtgctatgcatgactgttttaactgaattaactaactgatttatctgactgatctgatttatctgactggccaacacacttaaccatgtgtgcgaggttgtgcactggccccacatcccgcggtcgcaaggggagccgctgatagtattctagcatactatggtggaccacgactgagttcgtggcttgcacatccaccctgaaactgaactgcattggtatcatgcatctgaatggccatttgattattaactgatctgatcttatctttcactttgaatttaagatagcttgcgtgtcttatacacatgagatgcatgacataatatatacataattctaatttttgaatctgaacatgatgcggaatgacatgatcgtatgctatgctggatgacatgtttgcatattacatgagtggttcataaataatggctgtcaatgaactggcttgaataataattatctataaactgaactgtgatgatcctaatttatgatcaaattacttacctcagtacgtttcttcttgaataacacttcgtaacttgacaCCTATATACAATAATAACTATTACTAAATCTATCTAGGAATAACATGTACTAATATTCTACTTAACTAAATTCATATcgtagaacataatcaaataaatattttgtttataaaaaaaaatcaatgaatattgatatcataaattatttacaatactaatagcatattcttactttcaaaatataacttagtataatactttgagatataatatcaattttattaaaataagtaataaaaacctaaattcttaaaataggtttcctttcttataattaacataattaaacaagaaatcaaataaataataatatcatttaaatattcttaacatatttctttatttctatttaaaatataacttaataattttattaaaacctgactaaatagacaaaggagaatattaactaaaataataggctaaataatatactttaaaatacatttcaaattctttaagtattttctaataaaaatgaacttctgactaatatatttatttaataaaattaaactcaacttaaaatgtTAAGCACAACCCAACTTAAAAATGACGTAATAGTCtccataattaaaataaagtcaAGCCCAATGTAAAACATTAAGTCCAATCCATATAAATGAGATAAACTTAACACATACTTAAGTGTAaggttataaatataattatacttaaaaaaaatccttcaataTACTCAGAATACCAGACGGGAAGGGATTAAAAAGGgcatatattttcaaaagaataaatatagacatGGTTGCTGCCATGGATGATGGTGGTGAGTGCGGCAGTAGAGAGCAATGTGCAGCGGATCTGGGCCGACGGAGAGTGCTCGGGCGGTGGTTTCCGTGGCTACCTGGGTGGTTTCTAGCGAGATGGTTGGTGGAACAACTTGAACTTGCAGCGTCGAGATGCTCGGCAAGAAGCCACCGCGTGCCGTACGTGTGACAGTGCTTGGAGGTCCTTCACGATCATGCATGGTCTGCGCAATGGAGTCGCCGCAGTGGTACCGTCGTCGAGTCGTGGCCTTTCCCGTTGCTACGTCTCACTGAGTAGTGTCCGGGCGGCTTTTCATGGCATGGGCATGCTCTGTTCCGTGAGTGCAAAAACAGAGGTGCGTTACGTGCATGACAGTGGCACAGGGCTATGGCCGTGGCTTTGTTTCTCTCGGTCAGGTGCAGCGGCGGGGTGCTTTGGGCTATCCTCTATATGCCGTGATAAGGATCTcccttacacacacacacacacacacatatatatatatatatatatatatatttatatatatctagacGAATAGAAAtcctaaagaaaagaaagggagaaaaaacTGCATAACGTGAATGTATAACTCCTACGCAAGCTGTTGCTGTGAATGTCGTGGAGATAGGAACGTGCATGCCATGGAGAAAACTGACGTCAAGAGTAATCCTAGTTGAGGGGTTTTTACGTGCATGAGCTGATGCCTAAAATAGGTGGTTGAAACCCGAGGAAAAATAGGAAGAAGCGTGGCAGTGGGAACGAAAGTGTATTGTGTACAACATGAA
Above is a genomic segment from Juglans microcarpa x Juglans regia isolate MS1-56 chromosome 1D, Jm3101_v1.0, whole genome shotgun sequence containing:
- the LOC121267213 gene encoding cytochrome P450 CYP82D47-like translates to MDPLLQFLLTLLSCLFALLVCICFQYLRSQIIREKTKKTCTAPQAGGAWPIIGHMHLLGGRQLTHKTLGAMADKYGPVFTIRLGSHRVLVLNSWEMARECFTVHDKVFSTRPSIAASKLLGYDYAMFAFAPYGSYWREMRKIATVELLSNHRLDMLKHIRASEVGTAIKELYQFWVSKGSAESGVLVDMKQWFGDLTQNLALRIVGGKRYFGTNADFDEDEARRFQKVMREFFHLFGVFVLSDAIPFLGWLDLNRYEKRMKRTAKQLDALVGGWLEEHKQKKLSDGKRIEEQDFMDVMLNTLEDAQISGFDADTINKATSLNLILAGSDTTMVTLTWALSLLLNNSDALKKACDELDINVGKDRHVEESDIKDLVYLQAIVKETLRLYPPSPIIGLRAAMEDCTLSAGYHIPADTRLMVNAWKIHRDENIWPNPHEFRPERFLTTHRDMDLRGQNFELIPFGSGRRACPGVSLALQVVHLTLASFLHSFNISKPFNEDVDMTESFGLTNLKATPLEVLLSPRLNSHLLA